A window from Chitinophagaceae bacterium encodes these proteins:
- the ypdA gene encoding YpdA family putative bacillithiol disulfide reductase, protein MMTLDLLIVGAGPIGLCCGIEAKKKGLSYLIADKGCLVNSLYNYPKEMQFFSTSEKLEIGGVPFISNKPKPGRNEALEYYRRVADFYQLKLSLYNPVKNIRKEKNIFTVTTQKGEIKCRNIILALGFYDIPNKLDVPGENLEKVHHYFQEAHPFYRKKILVVGAANSAVDVALECYRKGAEVKMLIKNDTISDRVKYWVKPDIENRIEEGSIQAFFNSRLLAITPYSVIIKTPEHILEYKNDFVLAMTGYLPDFDFLKKTGIRIKDDVWNMPDFNPKTMETNQKGIYLAGVICGGKNTHTWFIENSREHAHFIIEDIKKERAKLN, encoded by the coding sequence ATGATGACCTTAGACTTATTGATTGTCGGAGCCGGCCCTATCGGGCTATGTTGTGGAATAGAAGCAAAGAAAAAGGGACTTTCCTATTTAATTGCCGACAAAGGCTGTTTGGTCAATTCACTTTACAATTACCCGAAAGAAATGCAGTTTTTTTCAACCTCTGAAAAGCTGGAAATAGGCGGTGTTCCTTTTATTTCAAACAAACCCAAACCCGGAAGAAATGAAGCTTTGGAATATTACAGAAGAGTAGCTGATTTTTATCAATTAAAACTTTCCCTTTACAATCCGGTAAAAAATATTCGCAAGGAGAAAAATATTTTCACAGTCACAACTCAAAAAGGCGAGATAAAATGCAGAAATATTATTTTAGCTTTAGGTTTTTATGATATTCCCAATAAATTAGATGTCCCCGGAGAAAATCTTGAAAAAGTACATCATTATTTTCAGGAAGCACATCCTTTTTACAGAAAAAAAATACTTGTTGTCGGTGCGGCAAATTCTGCCGTAGATGTGGCATTGGAATGTTATAGAAAAGGGGCTGAAGTGAAAATGCTTATAAAAAATGATACGATTAGCGATCGTGTGAAATATTGGGTGAAGCCGGATATAGAAAATAGAATTGAAGAAGGGAGTATACAAGCTTTTTTTAACAGCCGGCTTTTAGCAATTACGCCATACAGTGTTATCATTAAAACGCCGGAACACATACTGGAATATAAAAATGACTTTGTGCTTGCTATGACCGGTTATTTACCGGATTTTGACTTTTTAAAAAAAACCGGAATACGCATAAAAGATGATGTGTGGAATATGCCTGATTTTAATCCAAAGACTATGGAAACTAATCAAAAGGGTATTTATTTGGCCGGTGTAATTTGCGGTGGAAAAAATACGCATACCTGGTTTATTGAAAATTCCAGAGAACATGCCCATTTTATCATAGAGGACATAAAAAAAGAAAGAGCTAAATTAAATTAA